The Sphingomonas sp. So64.6b genome includes a region encoding these proteins:
- a CDS encoding PilZ domain-containing protein yields MSDRVKLSWVNDSRASQRSLRLPISLPVKVREPSSCAMDVELIDISTLGCRIWAGFAMQPGRTTMIIIPGFRPLSSTTVWSREGHAGFRFSTALHPAIVTHVIGMGTHADHNSHERRVRLRTG; encoded by the coding sequence ATGAGTGATCGGGTGAAATTATCCTGGGTCAATGACAGTCGCGCATCGCAACGATCGCTTCGGCTGCCGATCAGCCTTCCGGTCAAGGTGCGTGAACCGAGTTCATGCGCGATGGATGTCGAACTGATCGATATCTCCACGCTCGGATGCCGGATCTGGGCTGGCTTCGCGATGCAGCCGGGCCGCACCACGATGATCATCATTCCCGGGTTCAGGCCGCTGTCATCGACCACGGTGTGGAGCCGAGAGGGCCATGCCGGGTTCCGCTTCAGCACCGCGCTTCACCCGGCGATCGTGACACATGTGATCGGCATGGGAACCCATGCTGACCATAACAGCCATGAGCGCCGGGTCCGCCTGCGGACAGGCTGA